From Penaeus chinensis breed Huanghai No. 1 chromosome 43, ASM1920278v2, whole genome shotgun sequence, a single genomic window includes:
- the LOC125024547 gene encoding uncharacterized protein LOC125024547 encodes MIQMRGYSRQNAVKLIVCVLATLIQPGRSFISLSDISPALERMASYGYSMLGYGPPPSYGEDDLEIYEVDGPLWDGHIAVGDFISPIVSAVSNSDLGFGGGGGGYGDERVVKGYDGRLGVRVAVPYLGDFQVTREFGPGKFGPHLGPGKYPYPGYSKDSSGSYGHGSHGSHVSHGVHGSHGVPIPSLPKGKKKKKIKKLSLKSLYKGLNNYPWHGRRRR; translated from the exons ATGATTCAAATGCGAGGATATTCCCGCCAAAACGCGGTGAAACTAATCGTCTGTGTGCTTGCAACGTTAATTCAACCGG GTCGTTCCTTCATCTCCCTGAGCGACATCAGCCCCGCCCTCGAGAGGATGGCTTCCTACGGCTACAGTATGCTAGGATACGGTCCCCCTCCATCCTACGGCGAGGATGACCTTGAAATCTATGAGGTCGACg GACCGCTCTGGGACGGGCACATAGCTGTCGGTGACTTCATCTCGCCGATCGTGTCAGCTGTCAGCAACTCGGACCTGGGatttggaggcggaggaggaggctacGGGGACGAGAGGGTGGTCAAGG GCTACGACGGGCGTTTGGGCGTGCGTGTGGCTGTCCCTTACTTGGGAGACTTCCAGGTGACGAGAGAATTCGGTCCGGGGAAATTCGGGCCTCACTTGGGACCCGGGAAGTACCCATACCCAGGG TACTCGAAGGACTCTTCAGGATCCTACGGCCACGGCAGTCACGGCAGCCACGTTAGTCACGGCGTCCACGGCAGTCACGGCGTTCCCATCCCAAGCCTGcccaaagggaagaagaagaagaagatcaagaagcTGAGTCTCAAGTCGTTGTACAAGGGATTGAATAATTACCCTTGgcacggaaggaggaggaggtag